A genomic stretch from Arachis stenosperma cultivar V10309 chromosome 3, arast.V10309.gnm1.PFL2, whole genome shotgun sequence includes:
- the LOC130968149 gene encoding probable serine/threonine-protein kinase PBL3, with the protein MGNCLDSSAKVDAAHSSRTSTSGISKASRSSAASSLSILSHNGTSDSSSSSASALPTPRSEGEILSSPNLKSFAFNELKSATRNFRPDSLLGEGGFGYVYKGWLDEHTFTASKPGSGMVVAVKKLKPEGFQGHKEWLTEVNYLGQLHHHNLVKLIGYCVEGEDRLLVYEFMPKGSLENHLFRRGPQPLSWSLRMKVAIGAARGLTFLHNAKSQVIYRDFKASNILLDAEFNAKLSDFGLAKAGPTGDRTHVSTEVMGTRGYAAPEYVATGRLTAKSDVYSFGVVLLELLSGRRAVDRTKAGVEQDLVDWAKPYLGDKRRLFRIMDTKLEGQYPQKGAYMAATLALKCLDREAKLRPPMTEVLETLEQIEVPKTAARNSQSGQKRVHVPPSPRKSPGQNLSPMNVTRTSYPLPPCRESPHVQ; encoded by the exons ATGGGTAACTGCCTAGATTCCTCAGCAAAAGTGGATGCTGCTCACAGTTCAAGGACTTCCACTTCTG GGATTTCGAAAGCGAGTCGCTCCTCTGCGGCCTCAAGCTTATCCATCTTGTCACACAATGGAACCAGTgattcttcatcttcatctgCATCCGCTCTTCCCACGCCGCGCTCCGAGGGCGAAATCTTGTCTTCTCCGAATCTCAAGTCCTTCGCTTTCAACGAACTGAAGAGCGCCACAAGGAACTTTCGTCCGGATAGTCTCCTTGGTGAGGGAGGATTTGGCTATGTTTATAAGGGGTGGCTTGATGAACACACTTTTACAGCTTCCAAACCAGGATCAGGAATGGTTGTTGCTGTCAAGAAACTTAAGCCTGAAGGTTTTCAAGGTCATAAGGAGTGGTTG ACCGAAGTTAATTACCTGGGACAACTTCACCATCATAACCTGGTTAAGCTAATTGGTTACTGCGTGGAGGGGGAAGATCGGCTGTTGGTGTATGAGTTCATGCCCAAAGGGAGCTTAGAGAATCATCTGTTTAGAA GAGGACCACAGCCACTTTCTTGGTCACTTAGGATGAAAGTGGCCATTGGTGCTGCCAGAGGTCTAACTTTTCTTCACAATGCCAAATCACAAGTCATATACCGCGATTTTAAAGCTTCGAATATCCTACTAGATGCT GAGTTCAATGCAAAACTCTCTGATTTTGGCTTAGCCAAGGCTGGTCCTACTGGAGATAGAACTCATGTCTCTACTGAAGTTATGGGTACTCGTGGATATGCAGCACCTGAATATGTAGCAACAG GGCGGTTGACAGCCAAAAGTGATGTATATAGCTTTGGGGTTGTATTGCTTGAGCTTTTGTCTGGAAGACGTGCTGTTGATAGAACAAAAGCCGGTGTCGAGCAGGACCTTGTAGACTGGGCGAAACCGTATCTAGGTGACAAAAGAAGACTATTTAGGATTATGGACACCAAGCTCGAGGGTCAATACCCACAGAAAGGAGCCTACATGGCTGCTACTCTTGCTTTAAAATGCCTTGATCGTGAAGCCAAGTTAAGGCCGCCAATGACAGAGGTTTTAGAAACCCTCGAGCAGATAGAAGTCCCCAAAACTGCAGCGCGAAACTCTCAATCAGGGCAGAAGAGAGTACATGTTCCTCCAAGCCCAAGGAAGTCTCCTGGACAGAATCTGTCCCCCATGAATGTCACTCGAACTTCATACCCATTGCCGCCTTGCCGAGAATCCCCTCATGTACAATAA